CTCGGCCATGGCGTCGACGTCGGCCTTGGCGGGCAGCTCGCCGGCAGTCACGGCGTCGCGCAGCGTGTCGGCCAGGCGCGCCTGCATCTCGCCGTAAACGCGCGCGAGCTTGCGGCGCAGCTTGGGCTCGTGGTTCGAGAGCTCGCCCGCCAGGTTGGCCAGCGGACAGCCCGGGGTGCGGCCGCTCTCGCGCCGCGCGCCGCGCTGGGCCCGCGACAGCGCCTTGAACAGGCGCTCGATGCGCGCGAGCGGCGGCAGGTCTTCGGCGAGCGACGGCTCGAAGATCTCCTCGCGGGTGGCCTCCCACTGCGCGTCGATCACCGCCGCGGCCAGGTCCTCCTTCGACGGAAAGAAGTGGTA
The nucleotide sequence above comes from Myxococcota bacterium. Encoded proteins:
- a CDS encoding TetR/AcrR family transcriptional regulator; the encoded protein is MGRTSDARERLIDEASRLFHARSYESVGVQELCDAAEVNKGSFYHFFPSKEDLAAAVIDAQWEATREEIFEPSLAEDLPPLARIERLFKALSRAQRGARRESGRTPGCPLANLAGELSNHEPKLRRKLARVYGEMQARLADTLRDAVTAGELPAKADVDAMAEALLALSEGAMLLSCVHDDPNTAGRLAVLALAITRAP